The Pyxidicoccus sp. MSG2 DNA segment GAGCTGGGCCTGGACGACATCTTCGAGGACGGGCCGGCCGGCATCTCCGGCGCGAGCGCCGCGACGCCCCAGGCCATGGACTCCGTCGACGCCATCGACGACGCCGGGATGGACGCGCTGGACGACGCCACCCACGTCCCGCCCGAGTTCCTGGACCCCGCCGTGAGGCCCGCCGGTCCGGACGAGTTCCTCGCGGACACGAACGACCTGGGCTCGATGGTGCCGGAGGAGCCCTCGGTGGGTGACGCGGCCCTGGCCGGAGTGCTGGCTCCGCTCGTCGCCAGCCCCGCCGCCGCCAGCGCGCCGGTGTCCGCGGCGCTCGCGTCCCAGGGCGTGGAGGCGGTGGCGGATACGTTCGAAGTGGAGCCGCCGGCCCAGGCCACCGTCGACCTGGACGCCGCCGCGTCGGGTGAGCCCGCGGCCCAGCCGTCCGTGACGACCGAGAGCTGAACCCTCAGGGGGCCTTGCGGTCGGCCAGCGCCGCGTCGAGCTGCGCCTGGGCCTCGTCCACGTCGTGGGTGAGCTCGCGCACGTAGCGCATGCGCTCCTCGCTCTGCCACTCGGCGGGGGAGAAGGTGGAGGTGGCGTACTCGCTCGTCGTGTGGACGTAGCCGCGCAGGCTGGTCATCAGCTCGCGGTCCGGGTCTCCCGACTCCTTGAGGAGGAAGCCCTCCACGTCGCGCAGCTTCAGCGGGAAGGTGGGCACCTCGTCCAGCACGAGCTTGCCGAAGACGGTGAGCTTCACCTCCTGCTGCCCCTCCTTCAGCTCCTCGTTGAAGGACACGTGCGCGAAGGGCACGCCGCTCTCGTCGTCCACGCGGCCCGCCACCACGTACCGTCCGGCCTTGCGGACCTGAATCCCGAGATAGAGCTGGAGTGAGCCCGCCTCCACCACCTCGCGCACCCGGCCGGTGAACAGCGCCGGCGGCGACGGGGTGTAGAGGATGTCGAAGAAGGCCGAGCCCTCGGACTGGCCCGAGCTCACGCGCACGTCGACGCGCAGCGTGCCGGAGAACATCGGGAAGCCCTGCTTCGACGGCTGGAGCTTGCCGGTGAAGATGCCGTCGCCCGCGAGCGAATCACCCCCGGCGCCGCTGTCCACGAAGGCCAGCGGCACCGCGGCCGCCGCCACGCCGCCCGTCATGTGCTCGGCCTCGTGCGCGGTGGCGGACACCACCTGGCAGGGCCTGGGCGCGTGCTGTGCGTCCTCACAGGAGACGAAGAAATGCACCGTCTCGTCACCGACGACGAAGACGCGGTCCTGCTTCAGCTTCAGCTGCACGTCCTGATTGTCGCGGCTCAGCGGGCGCGTGCGCTCCGGCTCCGCCAGGTCCATCTGGTCCGGCTGCTCGCGGCCGGGGCGCGAGTCCGGCGGGTAGCGCGTGGCGGACACGTACGTGTCCAGCGTGCGCTTCGCCCGCTCCAGCCGCTGCTCCCACAGCGTGCGCCGCGCCTCGCGCTCGGCGTCCTGCGAATCCGTCGCACCCGCCTGCGCGGCGCCTGGCGCCCGAGGTGCTTCGTGTGCCGCCCTGCCCTGCTCACCGGCGAACCTGCCGGGAGCTTCCGGCGGCCCACCGGCACGCGCCGCCTCGTCCGGAGACGAGGAGGCGCGCTCGGTGGACGACGGGCTGGCACCGCCACCTCCCGTCCACCACCACCCGAGCAGACCCAACGCAACGGGGATGAAGACGACGGCCCACCGGGCGCGGCGGGAGCGGGAAACAGGAGGAGGGACGGTGCCAGGAGCAGTCATATCGCTTCTTGGAAACGGGGCTCAGCGAGCGTAGTTCACCATGTCCTCGCGGACCTTGGCGACGATGCCACCCCAGTTGCCGTTGGCGTAGTGGTTGTACGCCTCGCCGTCATCGCGCAGCTGCACGGAGTGGTAGCTCCACTTCGCCTTGCCGTCGCTGCACGCGGCGGTGCCGGTGTTGAGCGTGCCGCCGCAGAACCAGTCACCGGGGTTGCACTGCGAGCTGCCCGAGCTGCCGGACACGCCACCGGTCGAGTGGTAGGACACGGCCTCGTCGTCCTGGCCCGGGAGGATGCCCGAGTACAGCGTGCCCTTGGAGCCCGCGAAGTTGTAGAACCAGATGTTGCGCGTGGTGTTGTGGTTGTACATGGCGCGCGCCGTCGTAGTGACCAGGTCGCTCACCAGCGGCTCGCTGACCGCCCACTCACCCACGTCCGCCAGCTCGCTGCCGCCGCCCGCGCCAGACGCCACGTCCACCCACTTGATGTTCCAGCCCGTCTGCGTGGTGCCGTCCGTGTTGCCGCACACGCCGCTGGCGTTGGGGGTCGCGTTCTTCTTGTAGCGCGCCGAGCCGCCGTACAGCGACAGCGCGTAGCCAATCTGCAGATCACCCGCGCTGTGCGCGGCGATGAAGCACCAGTTCGCGCCGGTGCAGAAGCAGTCCAGCGCGTCACGGATACGATAGTTCTCGCCGCCAACGCGCTGCGTCCCGTTCCAGTTGACGGCCTTCTTGTTCACACCGGCCGCGGTGCCGGACGGGCCCCAGTAGCTGAAGTCGTTGTAGTTGCCGGCCTGCGTCGAACCACCGTTACGGCCGTGAATCCACAGCGAGTAGTTGGTGGCGGCGGCCTCCGTGCCCGCCAGCAACGTGGCGGCGGCTACGGCCATACCGATGAAGTTCTTCATATTGAGCGCCTCGCTCCGAGATGAGGGAAGACCTCGCACGGTGGGGGACCGGGCGGGGAAGCGCACACTCTAGGACGTCGGGCTGTAAAAGGTCGAGATCACGGAAATCTTGAAGTGAAGGGAAGAACTGACACGTCGCGTCACAGAGTGACGCTGACGCACCAGGGCCATGACCGCGTGCAGCAGCGTCAGCGCGTGGCGATGACGTGACGCTCCAAACGGGCGAGGGCGTCGGGGAGATTCACGCGGCCCAACCCCAGACGGAAGTGGTTGCCGGGGAAGTCGTAGACGTCGCCGGGCAACAGCAGCACGCCCTCGCGCTCGACGAGCTCTTCGGTGAAGCGGGCCACGGGCGTGTCGCGCAACAGGCGAGGGAAGGCCACGCTGCCGGCGCGCGGGCGCACCCAGCGGAAGGTGTCCGCGTGGCGCGCGAAGAAGGCGTCCAGCAGCGCGAGGTTGGAAGCGAGGATGCCGCGGCTGCGCGCGAGCACCTGCTCCTTCGCGCGCAGGGCGATGAGCGCGAGCACCTCGCTGGGGGCGCTGTTGCAGATGGTGGTGTAGTCCTTGAAGGCCATGCACCGGCGCAGCACGTCCGCGTCGCGGCAGGCGAGCCACCCCACGCGCAGCCCCGCCAGCCCCATCGCCTTGGACATGACGCCCAGGCTGATGCCGCGCGGCGTGCGCTCCGCGGCGGAGGGCAGCGTGTCGCGCGCGTCGTACTCCAGCAGGCGGTACACCTCGTCGGACAGGAGGTGGATGCCGCGCTCGTCGGCCAGCGCGCACAGCGCATCGAACGTCGCGCGGTCCGGCAGCGCGCCGGTGGGGTTGTGCGGGAAGTTCACCACCAAGAGGCGCGTGTCCGGCCGCAGCGCGCGGCGGAGGGCGTCCAGGTCCAACGCCCAGCCGTCCTCCTCGCGCAGCGGGAGCAGCGTCACCTCCGCGCCCGTGGCGCGCGCGACTTCGTAGAGGGACTGGTAGCCCGGCCAGGTGACGACGGCGTGCGTGCCCGGGCCCAGCAGCACGTTCATCAGCACGAAGACGGCTTCCTGCGCCCCGGCGAAGGTGAGCACGTCCTCCGCCGCGAGGCCCGGGTAGAGCGCGGCGAGCTCCTGCTTCAGGACGGGCAGGCCGGTGGATTCCGTATAGCCCAGCGTCAGCCCCTCCCAGCGGGCCAGGGCGTCCGGGTCGGCGAGCGCCAGCAAGTCCTTCAGCCGCCAGCCCTCGAGGTCCGACGAGCACAGCAGGTAGGGCGCGGAGAACTCGTACCGCGCGAAGTACCGCTCCAGCTTGAAG contains these protein-coding regions:
- a CDS encoding aminotransferase class I/II-fold pyridoxal phosphate-dependent enzyme — translated: MRIPDFKLERYFARYEFSAPYLLCSSDLEGWRLKDLLALADPDALARWEGLTLGYTESTGLPVLKQELAALYPGLAAEDVLTFAGAQEAVFVLMNVLLGPGTHAVVTWPGYQSLYEVARATGAEVTLLPLREEDGWALDLDALRRALRPDTRLLVVNFPHNPTGALPDRATFDALCALADERGIHLLSDEVYRLLEYDARDTLPSAAERTPRGISLGVMSKAMGLAGLRVGWLACRDADVLRRCMAFKDYTTICNSAPSEVLALIALRAKEQVLARSRGILASNLALLDAFFARHADTFRWVRPRAGSVAFPRLLRDTPVARFTEELVEREGVLLLPGDVYDFPGNHFRLGLGRVNLPDALARLERHVIATR